The Podospora pseudocomata strain CBS 415.72m chromosome 1 map unlocalized CBS415.72m_1, whole genome shotgun sequence genome has a segment encoding these proteins:
- a CDS encoding uncharacterized protein (EggNog:ENOG503NZZS; COG:Q), which produces MAATSLRDFFRQVKAITKKNLVLLVTRHWISTLLQSIVAPIVVLALVLNIRNFAKSRERLGVGHARPIRALAEAIPASQQLILVRPDFLGSDVDTVIDRLAASLPNDKTIRFNSANEARGHCTPNFRGVSNCYATIVFKDSPLTVGVSNNQTWDYTVIVDPIRHYGMTLDSSVYDDDNAIQIYHLPVQLAVDNAITDSNERPREWAYSRTSQQYLNDNLDAWYSRLVIGTYAIVFFLSTLVPVYHTVSFVSGDRASGTAELIDAMGGGPAGRVTGTILALSVVQFPTWLISGCLYQNLLFPETNAAVPIFWQLFSGLAFLNAAIFGASFFTKRIISSIFVIICFCCLGGGAAIMLNRVAETPQVLPLSLLFPQMNYIFSLSHMAKFAYTAQPVNMSQAILTIPQEWNGQPIPGGNYQVALWTFWVFLVIQIMVYPILAIITERILHGTNFKNRTLSEAADDPTVAIRATGLTKVYSGSWIRRLFGCGQRGKTFKALDGVDLVAPKNQILCLLGVNGAGKSTTLDLLSGAGAPTAGSITINARHPRLGVCPQRNVLFNRLTVFEHVQFWRELKGGLEDKRALHDLIAACDLTKKTHCRAGTLSGGQKRKLQLACMFVGDTTVCMMDEVTTGLDPVSRRTIWNIILAERSKRSMVFTTHFLDEGEVLADHIIILSKGQIKCRGTGTALKNQLGGGYRVSIPMGGSTMADKLDLDAPRGIHQDRILYKTPDSKSAAQLIARLEAAGQTDIQVAGPTVEDVFLRVAQDDIAAVEEDGKKVSRTAVDIEKTASFTPAQQYQQLSFGQRPTFFQQVRALLLKRLLIIPRYWIGAFLVLALPIACMPPINGFIAQDFTRPGCKNLYAELQPSQQFDPYVSPVYMTSSTGLSSAMGPSSFTDTFYTVLRDFPIGNPPAPNISDQYPVWSEPYSIDQFGDDWQQMTQWEDFSAYIHLAHARGFSGHWNTKALWMGGDGEPSPTLAWAIENAQHPPNIMALLNLYSSVRSGVKIRVSTSAEPFYGGGYGDGSWTYILYAAFIFTVYPCFFALYPAFERSSKVRALQISNGVRPLPMWTAYFLFDLCFVLVVSIAYTVTISMQFPVWFGPEYMFIICLLHGITSIFVSYIVSTWAKSQLSSFLWALGFNLLAYFGLALAYTLPSVLSDPLVVQRNADVISHVLGIFFPAGSLFRAMAVGWNLYQLGCRGDSDFQAPAGSWWGYGFPICYLVLQVIAFAFILCVLDKDLSLSLMPSRKEKTSPVTDNTAATLPSHQEEKLQPSLNSTPAENELLSISHISKSFGTNTAVSDVTFSLSQGEIIALLGPNGAGKTTVVNLIRGELAPDSGQVFLRGEDISSSSSAKSTINSAIGVCPQFDALDLLTARQHLRFYAKIKGIPPSETELNVTEVMNQVGLTPYADKLATKLSGGNKRKLSLAIALMGNPAVLVLDEPSSSMDAAAKRKMWKVLSHIASAPGRSLLLTTHSMEEADALATRAAILAGGKLLALGTTEELRREYSDSVCVQLVLKSAPTPTQKEVETVEQWVRGQFGEGTVFEGRSLGGQVRFVVPSLFVSAAPSRAATVTGKDDERDSVSAVSSKTEQQVVKGGVGRLIELIEESKERLGLEDYTVGAPTLERVFLSVVRDNFVEEDGKVRVPFWRRWFAKAA; this is translated from the exons ATGGCAGCAACATCTCTTCGGGACTTTTTCCGACAGGTGaaagccatcaccaagaagaaCCTCGTTCTCCTAGTCACACGGCACTGGATATCGACTCTTCTTCAATCCATTGTGGCTCCTATCGTCGTTCTCGCCCTCGTACTCAACATCCGAAACTTTGCCAAAAGCAGGGAACGCCTGGGGGTCGGCCATGCTCGTCCTATTCGTGCCCTCGCCGAAGCCATACCCGCTTCACAACAATTGATTCTTGTCAGACCTGATTTTCTCGGCTCTGATGTCGACACGGTCATCGACAGACTCGCCGCCTCGCTACccaacgacaagaccattCGCTTCAACTCGGCTAATGAAGCCAGAGGCCACTGCACACCCAACTTTCGAGGAGTGTCCAACTGCTACGCAACTATTGTCTTCAAAGATTCACCGCTGACAGTGGGCGTttccaacaaccaaacaTGGGACTACACAGTCATCGTCGACCCCATACGCCACTACGGTATGACTCTCGACAGCAGCGTGTATGACGATGATAATGCCATCCAAATATACCATCTACCTGTCCAGCTTGCTGTCGACAATGCTATTACCGATAGCAATGAGAGACCGAGGGAGTGGGCATACAGCCGGACGTCCCAGCAGTACCTCAACGACAACCTTGACGCTTGGTATTCCAGATTGGTCATCGGGACCTACGCCAttgtcttcttcctcagcaCGCTTGTCCCTGTTTACCATACTGTGAGCTTCGTGTCGGGCGATAGGGCGAGTGGCACGGCAGAGTTGATCGATGCCATGGGAGGAGGTCCGGCTGGCCGTGTCACCGGTACCATACTTGCACTGAGTGTGGTGCAGTTTCCGACATGGCTTATCTCTGGGTGTC TTTATCAAAATCTACTCTTTCCCGAAACCAACGCAGCAGTTCCCATCTTTTGGCAGCTTTTCAGTGGTCTGGCCTTCCTCAACGCTGCCATTTTTGGTGCCTCCTTTTTCACGAAGCGCATCATCTCTAGCATATTCGTCAtcatctgtttctgttgCCTCGGAGGCGGTGCCGCCATCATGTTGAATCGGGTCGCCGAAACGCCACAGGTGCTTCCTCTGTCGCTGTTGTTCCCCCAGATGAACTACATCTTTTCCCTGTCACAT ATGGCCAAGTTTGCTTATACCGCTCAGCCTGTGAACATGTCGCAAGCCATCCTGACAATACCTCAAGAATGGAATGGCCAGCCAATTCCGGGTGGGAACTATCAGGTCGCCCTTTGGACATTCTGGGTTTTCTTGGTGATCCAAATCATGGTCTATCCCATCctggccatcatcaccgagcGGATCTTGCACGGTACCAACTTCAAAAATCGGACTCTGTCTGAGGCGGCTGATGACCCAACTGTTGCTATTCGAGCAACTGGTCTCACCAAAGTCTACTCTGGCTCGTGGATCAGGAGACTGTTTGGCTGCGGTCAAAGAGGCAAAACCTTCAAAGCTCTCGATGGAGTTGACTTGGTCGCGCCAAAGAATCAAATTCTATGCCTCCTTGGTGTCAATGGGGCAGGCAAGTCTACGACTCTAGACTTGCTATCGGGGGCTGGAGCACCAACGGCAGGATCAATCACTATTAATGCTCGTCACCCTCGACTCGGCGTTTGCCCGCAGAGAAATGTCTTGTTCAACCGCCTCACAGTCTTTGAGCATGTCCAATTTTGGCGCGAGCTCAAAGGCGGACTTGAAGACAAACGAGCGCTTCATGACCTCATCGCTGCCTGCGACCTGACCAAGAAGACACACTGTCGGGCTGGCACGCTGAGCGGCGGTCAGAAAAGAAAGCTTCAGCTCGCCTGCATGTTCGTTGGTGATACGACTGTCTGTATGATGGATGAGGTCACAACCGGTTTAGACCCTGTTTCTCGACGGACTATCTGGAACATCATTCTGGCTGAGCGTTCCAAGAGATCGATGGTCTTCACAACTCATTTCCTGGACGAAGGCGAGGTTCTCGCTGatcatatcatcatcctgTCCAAGGGCCAGATCAAATGTCGAGGCACCGGAACCGCTCTCAAGAATCAGCTCGGCGGGGGGTATCGGGTGAGCATTCCCATGGGTGGAAGCACGATGGCGGACAAGCTGGACCTCGATGCGCCAAGAGGCATCCATCAAGACCGGATTCTCTACAAGACACCCGACTCCAAGTCCGCCGCTCAGTTGATCGCCAGACTGGAAGCAGCAGGACAGACCGACATCCAGGTTGCCGGACCGACAGTAGAGGATGTGTTTCTCCGGGTTGCCCAAGACGATATCGCTGCGGTTGAAGAGGACGGCAAGAAGGTTTCAAGAACAGCGGTCGACATCGAGAAGACGGCATCATTCACACCGGCACAACAATATCAACAACTCAGCTTCGGCCAGCGCCCAACTTTCTTTCAACAAGTCCGCGCGCTTCTCCTCAAACGCCTTCTCATCATACCCCGATATTGGATCGGGGCTTTCCTCGTTCTTGCTCTTCCGATAGCCTGCATGCCCCCGATCAACGGGTTCATCGCCCAGGACTTCACCCGGCCGGGCTGCAAGAATCTATACGCCGAACTCCAACCCTCGCAACAGTTCGATCCTTATGTTTCCCCTGTTTACATGACAAGCTCCACTGGCCTGAGCTCGGCCATGGGCCCGAGTTCGTTCACAGACACCTTTTATACTGTCCTCAGGGACTTTCCCATCGgcaacccccccgcccctaACATCAGCGACCAGTATCCCGTATGGAGTGAGCCCTATTCTATTGATCAATTTGGCGACGACTGGCAACAGATGACGCAATGGGAAGACTTTTCGGCCTACATCCACCTGGCACATGCCAGAGGCTTTTCTGGTCATTGGAACACAAAAGCGTTGTGGATGGGTGGAGACGGTGAGCCCAGCCCGACGCTGGCCTGGGCAATCGAGAATGCACAACACCCCCCTAATATAATGGCGCTTTTGAACTTGTATTCTTCGGTGAGGAGCGGGGTCAAGATCCGAGTCTCGACATCGGCGGAGCCGTTTTATGGCGGGGGCTATGGTGATGGGAGTTGGACGTACATTCTCTACGCCGCGTTCATCTTCACGGTGTACCCGTGCTTCTTCGCGCTGTACCCGGCCTTTGAGAGGTCGAGCAAGGTCAGGGCGCTACAGATTTCGAACGGGGTGCGGCCGCTGCCGATGTGGACGGCGTACTTTTTGTTTGATCTGTgctttgttttggtggtgtcgaTTGCGTACACTGTGACCATTTCGATGCAGTTTCCGGTGTGGTTTGGGCCGGAGTACATGTTCATTATTTGTCTTTTGCATGGCATCACGAGCATCTTCGTCAGCTACATTGTGTCGACGTGGGCCAAGTCTCAGCTGTCGTCGTTTCTGTGGGCACTGGGATTCAACTTGCTGGCGTATTTTGGGCTGGCGTTGGCGTATACT CTACCCTCTGTCTTGAGCGATCCGCTTGTTGTACAGCGAAATGCCGACGTTATCTCCCATGTTCTAGGCATCTTCTTCCCAGCCGGCAGTTTGTTTCGCGCCATGGCCGTCGGATGGAATTTGTACCAGCTCGGCTGCCGCGGTGATTCGGACTTTCAAGCACCTGCTGGATCGTGGTGGGGGTACGGCTTTCCCATCTGCTACCTCGTTCTTCAGGTGATTGCCTTTGCCTTCATTCTCTGCGTTCTCGACAAAgacctctctctttctttgaTGCCCTCACGGAAAGAGAAGACTTCACCCGTGACCGACAACACCGCTGCaacactcccctcccaccaagaagaaaagcTGCAGCCCAGCCTCAACTCCACCCCTGCCGAAAATGAGCTCCTTTCCATCTCCCACATCAGCAAATCATTcggcaccaacaccgccgtcTCCGATGTAactttctccctctcccagggcgagatcatcgccctcctcggTCCCAACGGAGCAGGCAAAACCACAGTCGTCAACCTCATCCGCGGCGAACTCGCCCCCGACAGCGGCCAAGTCTTCCTCCGAGGCGAGgacatctcctcctcttcctcggccaaaTCAACCATCAACTCCGCCATCGGGGTCTGTCCCCAGTTCGACGCCTTGgacctcctcaccgcccGCCAGCACCTCCGCTTCTACGCCAAAATCAAGGGCATCCCCCCCAGCGAAACCGAACTCAACGTCACAGAGGTGATGAACCAAGTTGGCTTGACCCCCTACGCGGATAAGCTTGCCACCAAGCTCTCCGGTGGAAACAAGAGGAAGCTGTCGTTGGCTATCGCTCTGATGGGCAACCCTGCCGTTTTGGTGCTCGACGAGCCGAGCAGCTCCATGGACGCAGCCGCCAAGAGGAAGATGTGGAAGGTGCTTAGCCATATCGCTTCTGCACCTGGAAGGTCGCTGCTGTTGACCACACACAGTATGGAAGAGGCTGACGCGTTGGCTACGAGGGCGGCGATTTTGGCTGGGGGAAAATTACTCGCGTTGGGAACGACGGAGGAGCTGAGACGGGAATACAGTGACAGTGTCTGTGTCCAGCTGGTCCTCAAGTCAGCACCTACTCCTACCCAGAAAGAAGTCGAAACGGTGGAGCAATGGGTGAGGGGGCAGTTTGGAGAGGGGACGGTGTTTGAAGGTCGGAGCTTGGGCGGGCAGGTGAGGTTTGTAGTGCCGAGTTTGTTTGTTTCGGCGGCGCCTTCCAGGGCGGCGACTGTTACTGGCAAGGACGATGAGCGGGATAGTGTCTCTGCTGTGAGCAGCAAGACGGAGCAGCAGGTTgtgaaggggggggtggggaggttgattgAGCTGATTGAGGAGAGCAAGGAAAGGTTGGGGCTGGAGGATTACACTGTGGGCGCGCCGAcgttggagagggtgtttttaagtgtggtgagggataattttgtggaggaggatgggaaggtgagggttccgttttggaggaggtggtttgcGAAGGCTGcttga